acattgtctgagaggagcccctcaggttggaaggaaggcactcaaaataagactgggaaagagctgcagCGTCAAAGTAGTCGACCtttatgatgtggatggagtcaagccttcgggaccttcatttgctgatgtcacacgactcgaaatgagaagaaacagctgcagacatccattctccttagaagcaaagatggtgagactacatctcacacactttgggcatgttattaggagggaccagtccctggagaaggatataatgcttggtaaagtagagaatcagtgtaaaagaggaagaccctcaataagatggattgacacagtggctgcaacaatgggctcaagcgtaacaacgattgtgaggatggtgcaggactgttaagtgtttcattctgttgtacatagggttgccatgagtcggaattgactcaacggcacctaacaacagttatgaagaaaaaaagatgtaGCAAGTTTATCCAGTGGTACAGCTTCATGTTCCCCTCCAGCACAAAGAGGTGGACAGCTGAACAGAGGTGATCTTACTCGTCCTTGTATGTTAGGGGTGCACCAAAGCAGATGGTGGTTAGGCCTACCACAAGACCCCACTCAGTGAGGCTGCGATAGGAAAGGGCTGGTTTCCATCTACTGTGTGTCCATGACTCAGTATGGTCTTGGCTGCTGCGTCCGTTGTACACTTTTAGGTTTAAAGTTAATGCAGGttaattcattctttcaacaaatatttacagcctAGGCGCTAGACCAGAGCTGTCAGACAAATAGAATCCAAACTACTTAcatgatttaaaattttctaatagctgtattaaaaagagaaaaaagcagatgaagtgaattttaataattttttatttaacccagtataACCAAACTATTGTCATCTCATCATTTACGTAAATAAATTACTGAGATACTCTTTGCGCTgagtctttgaaatctggtgtgtgttttcacttacagcacatctcagttCAAGCTCACCCCATTTCAGGTGCTTAGTAGTCGGGCCCATGTGGCCAGTGACCGCTGGTAATACCTCCAGGAATAAAGCATACAGAAGTCTCTGCCCTTGTGGAGCTTATGTGAGgaggcaaacaataagcaaacgTAAATGTATAGTTTATTTTTAAGATGGCAAATggtatggaaaaaataaaaattggagaGGCAGAAGTACCAGGGGATGGTTGCAGTTGTAAATCACATGGTCAGGGGAGGCCCCAGGCAGGTGACATTTGAACTGACTTGGAGAAGGAGCAAGTGAGCGGTAGCTGTATGGGAGAAGAGCTGTCTGGACAGCAGGAATGGGAGTGCAGAGGCCTGAGGCTGCGCATCCTGGGGCATCCAGGGAACACCGAAAAGGCCAGTGGGGTAGAGCGGGTGAGTAGAGGGAGAGTGGTAGCAGATGGGAGTGAGGACAAATGGGGCAGTGGGGCAGCTCCCATAGGCCGCGAAAGGACTTGGGTTTATTCAGTGAAAGGGAGAATCTTTGGAGAGTTTTGAGCAGAATAACTGATTTATGTTTTATGTTGTGCTATTAGGCTTATTATTGCTATCATGCTATTTTATGATAGGCTTATTTAATAAAAGGCTGGCCTTCTACCCTGAGCTGGGGTGGGCCTTGGGGAGCGGATGGGCAAATCAGGGGTTCTTTTGGGGGTCCTGGTGCAGATGTGGACCAATCCTGAGTCTGGGGTTCGGGAAGGAGCACTCCTAGCTTTCCTTTTACCCTCTTTGGATGAGGGTTACAGGGCCAGACACAGTGAATTTCTAGGTGCCGACCCCAGCTGGTTCCCTTCTTTACCGGTGCCCTTTGCTGCAGTGAGATCAGCTTGGTTGAGACACACCAGGGGCACTGCTGCTCTGGAGACAAGAAGGGGTTGCAGGAATCCACTTGTGTCCTTGCAGGACCACCTTCTCAGCTTGCAGGCGGCGGCGGCCCAGATCAGACGAGGCGGGAGCATGGCCATGTTCTCTGAGCAGGCTGCACAGAGGATCCCCACCCTGCTGTCTCCACTGTCGGCCAACACCCCCACCTTTGCCCGGGTGCCTGTGGTGGCCTACACCAACTCCTCGCAGCCCTTCCGGCTTGGGGAACGCAGCTTTAGCCGGCAGTATGCCCACATTTATGCCACCCGTCTCATCCAGATGAGGCCCTTCTTGGTGAGCCGGGCCCAGCAGCACTGGGGTAAGTGAAAAGTCTGCTAGATGCTTCCCCCACCACTACCCAGAAAGTAACTGGGATTTCTACAAATATTGTGCAAGAGAACTGGCAGAACTAGAACATTAATTTACTGCACTTAACCGTAGGAAAGGAAGCCTGATGGTGCAGGGGTTACACACTTgtctgctgaccaagaggttgctggttcaaacccaccagccattccatgggagaaagatgtggcagtctgcctccagaaagattaaagccttggaaaccctatggggcagttctactttgtcctttagggttctatgagtcggaatcgactcaatggcagtgagtaaCCTTAAGAAAGTTTCCTAACCtcttatgcctcagtttcttcatatggTGATCAGGGGGATTTAAAACAAATAATCTTTGGGTTTGCAAGTTAAGGTGGAGTTCAGAAGCTGGTGAAGCCAGGGCGTAGTTGAGTGGTGAGGACGGTTATTTCCTCAGCGTAGGGAAACGCTCCTGCTTTCAGCGCAGGTGGTTTGCTGGTGTGATCTCGAGCCCCTGTGCTGTAGTGTGGTAGAGCACACCATGCcgaggaagaggaaggagtggCTCATCCATTCCCAAGGAGATTACCTCTTTCCCAAAGTCCTCTGTTGTCACATACCTTCTCCGTCTGCTTCTCCTGTCTCCCACGTTTGGGCATAAGAATCTCCTGTCCCTTGGCACTGTTCTTCCATCTTTCCTGACAAGCCGACCTGAGTGACTtgaatcttttattttcttcatttcttccttggtGATGTCTCATGCAGTTGGGTTACTCTTGATGGTGAAGCAGGAACCCTGTCCCCCACTTTTATTTTCGGGTGATGTGCATGAGGGTGGCTTTCCATGTAGTTGTCAAATTTGTCTCCTACTATGTTTTTAAACAGCTTTTTGTAGGCTGAGCCCGTGTCTGATTGATTTTTATTATCCCCAGTGCCAAGCCTGGTGGATGATCTCAACCCACACCAAATTGATCGGACTTGCGTTTTCTTACAGCCAGTTGGAAGAAACCATGTGGCACCCTCGTCACTTGACCTAGAAATTGCCTAGCTAGATCATCACATTCTTTGGggacattttctgttttctacctTACTTCAGGTCAGAGTGCTCTTATACTTGGCACCTCTACCTAACAAGGTTCTCCTCTCCTTCACTTCCAGTGCTATTTTCCTACTTGCCTTTAAGCCTGTGAGGATGCCCTCTTCGAGGCCCTTCCAGGTGTCACCTGCTGCTTGGTCCCAATTCTACATTTTAGGGTTTTCATGACAGTGCCCCCTTCTGGTGCCAAAACCTAGTGGCGGTAAACAGCCATTTGGTTCTGGTCACAGGGTCTGCGGGTCAGGAATTGGGGCCAGGCATGGCAAGGACAGCCATCCACCCCATGAGGAGTGGAGCTCTGGCTGGGAGACTCAGTGGTGGGGAGATGGCAGCACagcgggttggcagtttgaatccatcaggcactccgtggaaactctatggggcagttttactctgtcctgtagggtcactatgagtcgaaattgacttgacgacaatgggttaaTGGGTTATGGTTTCCTTAGAGTCTGACATGTCTCTCCTGTGCTGGTGCCTCCTTACTGGGTTTTGAATTATTCTCTCTTCTACCCCTGTTtggaggtgtcttagtcatctagtgctgctgtaacaaataccacaagtagatggctttaacaaagataaatttgttctctcacagtctggtaggctacaagcccaaattcagggtgtcagcttcaggggaaagctttctctctgtcggctctgggggaaggtcctcatcctcagtcttcccttggtctgggagcttctctgcacaggaaacccgggtccaaaggatgcactttgcttccggcgctgcttttttggtggtatgaagtcctcactttttgcttgcttccctttcgttttatctcttgtaagataaaaggtggtacaggccacaccccagggaaactccctttgcattggatcagggatgtgatctgagaaagggtgttacatcccaccctaatcctctttagccacAGAAGTTATgattcataacatgtaggaaaatcacaaaatggagaacagtcacacaatactgggaatcatggcataaccaagttgacacatatttttggggggcacaattcaatccacggaAGGAGGTCTGTGGAGTGGACTTAGTTATATCAGGGCATGAAAAGCAAGGACTAGGTGGGACGCAGTTTGCTCAGAGAGGGCTAGTTCAGCGTCTGCACATGTCTCCTCAACCTAAGCTTTAACTGCAGGCTTTGGAGGCCTTCTTGAAAGCTTATTCTTACCTCTTCTCTCTACCAAGTCAGCAAGCACTGAAGGCTCTCCCGCTGCCTATCCTCCTCCACCCCCTGTTCTGCGACACACATGCTCCCCCAACCCTCACTCCTACATACCTACCTGCCTCCTCTACACTGCCCTCCTCCACACCCCACTCTTCCACCCCTCTATTCTATACCACCTTCCTCCACACCCGACTCTTCCACCCCCCTCTTCTACACCAGCCTCCTCCACACCCCACTCTTCTACCCCCTCCTCTACACTGCCCTCCTCCACACCCCACTCTCTACTCCCCTCCTCTACACTGTCCTCCTCCACACCCCACTCTTCCACCCCACTCTTCTATACCGCCCTCCTCCACACCCCACTTTTCCACCCCCACCTCTACACCACCTTCCTCCACACCCCACTCTTCCACCCCCTCCTCTACAGCACCCTCCTCCACACCCCACTCTATCACCCCCTCCTCTTCCGCCCCCTCCTGTACACTGCCCTGCTCCATACTGCACTCTTCCACCCCCTCCTCTACACCACCCTCCTCCACACCCGACTTTTCCACCCCCCTCCTCTACACCACCCTCCTCCACACCCGACTTTTCCACCCCCCTCCTCTACACCACCCTCCTCCACACCCCACTCTTTCACCCCCTCCTCTACACTGTTCTCTTCCACACCCCTCTTCCACTCCCGTTTTACACCACCCTCCTCCACACCCCACTCTTCCACCCTCCTCTTCTACACCACCCTCCTCCACACCCCACTCTTCCACCCCCTCCTCTACACCGCCCTCCTCCACACGCCACTCTTCCACCCCCCTCTTCTACACCACCCTTCTCCACACCCCACTCTTCCGCCCCCTCCTCTACACCGCCCTCCTCCACACGCCACTCTTCCACCCCCCTCTTCTACGCCACCCTCCTCCACACGCCACTCTCCCCCCTCCTCTACACCACCCTCCTCCACACCCCACTCTTCCACCCTCCTCCACAGCCCACTCTTCCACCCCTCCTCTACACTGCCCTCCTCCACACCCCACTCTTCTACCCCCCCACACCACCCTTCTCCACACCCCACTCTTCTACCCCCCTCCTCTACACCACCCTCCTCCACACCCCACTCTTTCCACTCCCTTCCTCTACACTACCCTCCTCCACACCCCACTTTACGCCCCCCTCTTCTACACTACCCTCCTCCACACCACACTCTTCCACCCCCTCCTCTAAACTGCCCTCCTCCACACCCcactcttcctccccctcctctaCACCACCCTCCTCCACACCATACTCTTCCACCCCCTCCTCAACACTGCCCTCCTCACACCCCACTCTTCTACCCCCCTCTACACCACCCTCCTCCACACCCCACTCTTCCACCCACCTCCTATATACCACCCTTCTCGACACCTCACTCTTCCACCCCCTCCTCTACACTGCTCTCCTCCACACACCACTCTTCCACCCCGTCCTATACACCGCCCTCCTCCACACCGTCCTCCTCCACACCCCACTCTACCACGCCCCTCCTATATACCACCCTTCTCAACACCTCACTCTTCCACCCCCTCCTCTACACTGCTCTCCTCCACACACCACTCTTCCACCCACCTCCTATACACCACCCTCCTCCACACGCCACTCTTCCACCGCGTCCTATACACCGCCCTCCTCCACACCGCCCTCCTCCacaccccattcttctgccccatCCTCTACActgccctcctccccaccccacccttccACCCCCATCTTCTACACCACCCTCCTCCACACCCCACTCTTCCACCCCGTCCTATACACCGCCCTCCTCCACACCCCACTCTTCTACCGCCTCCTCTACACTGCGCTCCTCCACACCCCACCCTTCCACCCCCCTCTTCCACACCCCACTCTTCCACCGCCTCTTCTACACCACCCTCCTCCACACCCcactcttcctccccctcctctaCACCGCCCTCCTCCACACCCCACTCTTCCACCCCCTTCTCTACACAGCCCTCCTCCACGCCccactcttccttctcctctacACTGCCCTCCTCCACAACCCACTCTTCTACCCCCTCCTCTACACTgccctcctccaaccccactcTTCTACCCCCCTCCTCTATACCACCCTTCTCCACACCCCACTCTCCTACCTCCCTCCTCTACACCACTCTCCTCCACACCTCCTCACTCTTTCACTCCCCTCCTCTATACCGCCCTCCTCCACACCCCACTCTTCCACCCCCTTCCCTATATGACCATCCTCCACACCCCACTCTTCCACCCCCTCCTCTACACCCcactcttcctccccctcctctaCAGTATCCTCCTCCACACCATACTCTTCCACCCCCTCCTCTACACCGCCCTCCTCCACACCCCACTCTTCCTCCCCCCCTCCTCTACACCACGCTCCTCCACACCCCACTCTTCCACCCCCTCCTCTACACCGTCCTCCTCCACACCCCACTCTTCCACCCCCTCCTCTACACCACCCTCCTCCACACACGACTCTTCCACGCCCCTCCTCTACACCACCTTCCTCCACACCCCACTCTTTCACCCCCTCCTCTACACTGTCCTCTTCCACACCCCACTCTTTCACTCCCCTTTTACACCACCCTCCTCCACACCCCACCCTTCCACCCCCTCCTCTACACCGCCCTCCTCCACACACCACTCTGCCACCCCCCTCTTCTACGCCACCCTCCTCCACACGCCACTCTCCCCCCTCCTCAACACCACCCTACTCCACACCCCACTCTTCCACCCTCCTCCACACCCCACTCTTCCACCCCTCCTCTACACTGCCCTCCTCCACATCCCGCTCTTCTACCCCCCTCCTCTACACCACCCTTCTCCACACCCCAGTCTTCTACCCCTTCCTCTACACCACCCTCCTCCACACCCCTTTCCACCCCCCTCTTCTACACCACCCTCCTCCACAACCCACTCTTCCACCCCTCCTCTAAACCACCCTCCTCCACACCCCAGTCTTCTATCCCCTCCTCTACACTGCCCTCCTCCACACCCCACTCTTCCTCCCCCCTCCTCTACACCACCCTCCTCCACACCATACTCTTCCACCCCTTCCTCAACACTGCCCTCCTCCACACCCCGCTCTTCTACCCCCCTCTACACCACCCTCCTCCACACCCCACTCTTCCACCTCCCTCCTCTACACCGTCCTCCTCCACACCCCACTCTACCACCCCCCTCCTATACACCACCCTTCTCCACACCTCACTCTTCCACCCCCCTCTTCTACACAGCTCTCCTCCACACACCACTCTTCCACCCACTTCCTATACACCACCCTCCTCCACACTCCACTCTTCCACCCCGTCCTATACACCGCCCTCCTCCACACCGCCCTCCTCCacaccccattcttctgccccatCCTCTACActgccctcctccccaccccacccttccACCCCCATCTTCTACCTCCTCCACACCCCACTCCTCCACCCCGTCCTATACACCGCCGTCCTCCACACCGCCCTCCTCCACACCCCACTCTTCTACTGCCTCCTCTACACTGCCCTCCTCCACACCCCACCCTTCCACCCCCCTCTTCCACACCCCACTCTTCCACCGCCTCTTCTACACCACCTTCCTTCACACCCcactcttcctccccctcctctaCACAGCCCTCCTCCACACCCCACCCTTCCACCCCCCTCTTCCACGCCCCACTCTTCCTCCCCCTCTTCTACACCGCCGTCCTCCACACCCCTCTTCCATGCCTCGTCTATACTGCCCTCCTCCACACCCCACTCTTCTACCCGCCTCCTCTACAccacccttctccccaccccactctTCCACCCCCTCCTCTACACAGCCCTCCTCCACGCCCcactcttcctccccctcctctaCACC
This Loxodonta africana isolate mLoxAfr1 chromosome 8, mLoxAfr1.hap2, whole genome shotgun sequence DNA region includes the following protein-coding sequences:
- the LOC135232279 gene encoding uncharacterized protein LOC135232279; its protein translation is HTPLFLPLLYTTLLHTILFHPLLNTALLTPHSSTPLYTTLLHTPLFHPPPIYHPSRHLTLPPPPLHCSPPHTTLPPRPIHRPPPHRPPPHPTLPRPSYIPPFSTPHSSTPSSTLLSSTHHSSTHLLYTTLLHTPLFHRVLYTALLHTALLHTPFFCPILYTALLPTPPFHPHLLHHPPPHPTLPPRPIHRPPPHPTLLPPPLHCAPPHPTLPPPSSTPHSSTASSTPPSSTPHSSSPSSTPPSSTPHSSTPFSTQPSSTPHSSFSSTLPSSTTHSSTPSSTLPSSNPTLLPPSSIPPFSTPHSPTSLLYTTLLHTSSLFHSPPLYRPPPHPTLPPPSLYDHPPHPTLPPPPLHPTLPPPPLQYPPPHHTLPPPPLHRPPPHPTLPPPLLYTTLLHTPLFHPLLYTVLLHTPLFHPLLYTTLLHTRLFHAPPLHHLPPHPTLSPPPLHCPLPHPTLSLPFYTTLLHTPPFHPLLYTALLHTPLCHPPLLRHPPPHATLPPPQHHPTPHPTLPPSSTPHSSTPPLHCPPPHPALLPPSSTPPFSTPQSSTPSSTPPSSTPLSTPLFYTTLLHNPLFHPSSKPPSSTPQSSIPSSTLPSSTPHSSSPLLYTTLLHTILFHPFLNTALLHTPLFYPPLHHPPPHPTLPPPSSTPILVTAFRAQHIQCASVLLCCHL